From a single Cyclobacterium marinum DSM 745 genomic region:
- a CDS encoding AGE family epimerase/isomerase → MKFLSLVVIVITCLVQPILGQKSERIKLADEMAYSINNELINHWYPKAYDTQYGGYISSFDAAFNPTEDQDKMIVSQARHLWTLSKMIERSPDTKHYYEGAKLGFTFLRDMFWDKENGGFHTLLSREGKVKSSGIGPKTAYGNAFGIYGLAAYYKVTSNPEVLELAKKAFYWLEEHSYDPQFGGYFQSLALDGTVLKRDSYTASTATIGYKDQNSSIHLLEAFTELYGVWKDPLLKQRTKELLAIIRDKIVQKEGYLQLFLFPDWKPVSFRDKGRDVIEKHHSIDHVSYGHDVETAYLMMEASHVLGLEEDYETWEIGKKMVDHSLRYGWDNEVGGFYDGGYYFPGESKPEVMKDTKNWWAQAEGLNSLLIMADLYPDDSLNYFEKFQIQWGYIQRYLIDHENGEWFPGGLDKQPDLKNARKGQIWKTAYHNFRALNNCEQKLRDPSHLALTIKKGRNGH, encoded by the coding sequence ATGAAGTTTCTCTCCCTTGTAGTTATTGTGATTACCTGTCTTGTACAACCAATTCTTGGCCAAAAATCCGAAAGAATTAAATTGGCAGATGAAATGGCTTACTCCATCAATAATGAATTAATCAATCACTGGTACCCCAAGGCCTATGATACCCAATATGGAGGTTATATTAGCTCTTTTGATGCTGCATTTAATCCTACTGAAGATCAGGACAAGATGATTGTTTCACAAGCCAGACATTTGTGGACTTTGTCTAAAATGATAGAAAGAAGTCCCGATACAAAACATTATTATGAAGGTGCAAAGCTTGGATTTACGTTTTTGAGGGATATGTTTTGGGACAAGGAAAATGGCGGTTTTCATACATTACTTAGTCGGGAAGGAAAAGTGAAATCAAGTGGAATTGGTCCCAAAACAGCCTATGGCAATGCCTTTGGCATATATGGATTGGCAGCTTATTATAAGGTTACTTCAAACCCTGAGGTACTAGAACTGGCTAAGAAGGCCTTTTATTGGCTAGAGGAGCACAGTTATGATCCACAATTTGGAGGTTATTTCCAATCCTTGGCTTTGGACGGTACAGTTTTGAAGCGAGACAGTTACACAGCCTCTACCGCTACTATTGGGTACAAGGATCAAAACAGTAGTATTCATTTATTGGAAGCTTTTACTGAATTGTATGGAGTTTGGAAAGACCCCTTGTTAAAACAGAGAACTAAAGAATTACTTGCCATTATTAGGGATAAAATCGTACAAAAAGAGGGGTATTTACAACTGTTTTTATTTCCAGATTGGAAGCCGGTAAGTTTTAGAGATAAAGGAAGAGATGTCATAGAAAAGCATCATTCCATAGACCATGTATCTTATGGACATGATGTAGAAACGGCTTATTTGATGATGGAAGCCTCTCATGTTTTAGGACTGGAAGAGGACTATGAAACTTGGGAGATTGGAAAGAAAATGGTAGATCATTCTCTCAGGTATGGTTGGGATAATGAAGTGGGAGGTTTTTACGATGGAGGTTATTATTTTCCCGGTGAATCGAAGCCTGAAGTGATGAAGGATACAAAGAATTGGTGGGCACAAGCTGAAGGCCTAAACAGCCTTTTGATTATGGCAGACCTTTACCCGGATGATTCATTGAACTATTTTGAAAAATTCCAAATCCAATGGGGTTACATACAGCGGTATTTAATTGACCATGAGAATGGAGAATGGTTTCCCGGTGGCTTAGATAAGCAACCGGATTTAAAAAATGCTAGGAAGGGACAAATTTGGAAAACCGCTTATCACAACTTTAGGGCCTTAAATAATTGTGAACAGAAACTCAGAGACCCCTCACACCTTGCTTTGACCATTAAAAAGGGTAGGAATGGACATTAA
- a CDS encoding BlaI/MecI/CopY family transcriptional regulator codes for MEKLTKKEEELMQILWQLKKAFVKDIVAKYPDPKPHYNTVSSLIRVLQEKGIVGFNAYGNTYEYYPLLKKEAYRKIYMKEIVSQYFDNSFPSAVAAFVKEEELDEKEVEELIKLIQSK; via the coding sequence ATGGAAAAGTTAACCAAAAAAGAAGAAGAGCTAATGCAAATCCTTTGGCAACTTAAAAAAGCTTTTGTAAAAGACATTGTAGCCAAATACCCGGATCCTAAGCCACATTACAACACCGTTTCATCTCTTATAAGGGTCTTGCAGGAAAAAGGAATCGTTGGATTCAATGCCTATGGAAATACCTACGAATATTATCCTTTACTTAAGAAAGAAGCCTACCGTAAAATTTACATGAAAGAAATTGTTAGCCAATACTTTGACAATTCTTTTCCCAGTGCTGTTGCAGCCTTTGTGAAAGAGGAAGAGTTGGATGAAAAAGAAGTTGAAGAATTGATCAAATTAATACAATCTAAATAA